In one Streptomyces sp. T12 genomic region, the following are encoded:
- a CDS encoding 3' terminal RNA ribose 2'-O-methyltransferase Hen1 → MFLTISTTGTPERPATDLGYLLHKHPEKSQAFSTSYGKAHVLYPEADAERCTAALLLEVDAVALVRRGKGKGRGGAPDAALAQYVNDRPYAASSLLAVALSAVFSSAMRGVCNARPERAAQPLPLRIEVPALPARGGPQLVRQLFEPLGWAVTVEPVPLDVRFPEWGDSRYVRLVLESEALTLAEALRHLYVLLPVLDDAKHYWVAPDEVDKLLRAGEGWLPDHPEQKVITSRYLSRRWSLTREAMERLELVRLAEADDSEVEDIDNAVEAESEAEEKPTPLAVQRRDAILAALKAVGASRVLDLGCGQGQLVQALLKEPAYTEIVGVDVSMRALTIAGRRLKLDRMGERQASRVKLFQSSLAYTDNRLKGYDAAVLSEVIEHLDLPRLPALEYAVFGAARPRTVLVTTPNVEYNVRWESLPAGHVRHGDHRFEWTREEFRAWARAVAERHGYGVEFVPVGPDDPEVGPPTQMAVFEMGAAGMNSTSNDEKEAKAA, encoded by the coding sequence GTGTTCCTGACGATCAGTACCACCGGCACGCCGGAACGCCCGGCCACCGATCTCGGCTACCTGCTGCACAAGCACCCCGAGAAATCGCAGGCGTTCTCCACCTCCTACGGCAAGGCCCACGTCCTCTACCCGGAGGCGGACGCCGAGCGCTGCACGGCGGCGCTGCTCCTGGAGGTCGACGCGGTGGCACTGGTCCGGCGCGGCAAGGGCAAGGGCCGGGGCGGCGCGCCCGACGCGGCGCTCGCGCAGTACGTCAACGACCGCCCGTACGCGGCCTCCTCGCTGCTGGCCGTGGCGCTGAGCGCCGTCTTCTCCAGCGCGATGCGGGGCGTGTGCAACGCCCGGCCCGAGCGCGCCGCGCAGCCCCTGCCCCTGCGCATCGAGGTGCCCGCGCTACCGGCCCGGGGCGGCCCGCAGCTCGTACGACAGCTGTTCGAGCCGCTCGGCTGGGCGGTGACCGTCGAGCCGGTGCCGCTGGACGTGCGGTTCCCCGAGTGGGGCGACTCGCGCTACGTCCGTCTCGTCCTGGAATCGGAGGCGCTGACCCTCGCCGAGGCCCTGCGCCACCTCTACGTCCTGCTCCCCGTCCTCGACGACGCCAAGCACTACTGGGTCGCCCCCGACGAGGTCGACAAGCTGCTGCGGGCCGGTGAGGGCTGGCTGCCGGACCACCCGGAGCAGAAGGTGATCACCAGCCGGTACCTGTCGCGCCGCTGGTCGCTGACCCGGGAGGCGATGGAGCGGCTGGAACTCGTGCGGCTCGCGGAGGCCGACGACAGCGAGGTCGAGGACATCGACAACGCGGTCGAGGCGGAGAGCGAGGCCGAGGAGAAGCCGACCCCGCTCGCCGTGCAGCGCCGGGACGCGATCCTGGCCGCGCTCAAGGCGGTCGGCGCCTCCCGCGTGCTCGACCTCGGCTGCGGACAGGGCCAGTTGGTGCAGGCGCTGCTCAAGGAGCCGGCGTACACCGAGATCGTGGGCGTGGACGTGTCGATGCGGGCGCTGACCATCGCCGGGCGGCGGCTGAAGCTGGACCGGATGGGAGAGCGGCAGGCCTCGCGCGTGAAGCTCTTCCAGAGCTCCCTCGCCTACACCGACAACCGGCTCAAGGGCTACGACGCCGCCGTGCTCAGCGAGGTCATCGAGCACCTCGACCTGCCACGGCTGCCCGCCCTGGAGTACGCGGTGTTCGGCGCGGCCCGCCCGCGGACCGTCCTCGTGACCACCCCGAACGTCGAGTACAACGTCCGCTGGGAGAGCCTCCCGGCCGGCCATGTCCGGCACGGCGACCACCGGTTCGAGTGGACGCGCGAGGAGTTCCGGGCCTGGGCGCGGGCGGTGGCCGAACGGCACGGGTACGGCGTGGAGTTCGTGCCCGTGGGGCCGGACGACCCGGAGGTGGGGCCGCCCACCCAGATGGCCGTCTTCGAGATGGGCGCAGCCGGCATGAACAGCACCAGCAACGACGAGAAGGAGGCGAAGGCCGCATGA
- a CDS encoding polynucleotide kinase-phosphatase yields the protein MTENPTPQGRVLPVTDLSLVVLIGASGSGKSTFAHRNFKPTEVISSDFCRGLVSDDENDQSATRDAFDVLHYIAGKRLAAGRRTVVDATSVQQDARRQLIELARQYDVLPIAIVLDVPEEVCAERNAARTDRADMPRRVIQRHTRELRRSLRHLEREGFRKVHVLRGVADVEHATVVTEKRFNDLTHLTGPFDIIGDIHGCAFELESLLGKLGYVDGAHPDGRTAVFVGDLVDRGPNSPGVLRRVMSMVKSGNALCVPGNHENKYGRYLKGRKVQHTHGLAETIEQMEGESEEFRAEVREFIDGLVSHYVLDGGRLVVCHAGLPEKYHGRTSGRVRSHALYGDTTGETDEFGLPVRYPWAEDYRGRAAVVYGHTPVPEATWLNNTICLDTGAVFGGKLTALRWPERELVDVPAEQVWYEPTKPLRTEAPGGHDGRPLDLADVHGRRVVETRHAGRVSVREENAAAALEVMSRFAVDPRLLPYLPPTMAPTATSHIEGYLEHPAEAFAQYKEDGVERVVCEEKHMGSRAVALVCRDAEVARKRFGVDGPTGSLYTRTGRPFFDDESVTETILDRLRTAIGEAGLWADLETDWLLLDAELMPWSLKAQGLLRSQYAAVGAASGAVFPGALAALEGAAARGVDVSGLLARQRERASDAAAFTEAYRRYCWTTDGLDGVRLAPFQILAVQGRSLAALAHDEQLALLDRLVEHDSTGLLQTTRRLYVDTGDPESVRAGVDWWLEMTGRGGEGMVVKPLGAVVRSEQGRLVQPGIKCRGREYLRIIYGPEYTRPDNLARLRQRFLNHKRSLAIREYALGLEALDRLAEGEPLWRVHEAVFGVLALESEPVDPRL from the coding sequence ATGACCGAGAACCCGACACCGCAGGGACGCGTCCTGCCCGTCACCGACCTCTCCCTCGTCGTGCTCATCGGCGCCTCCGGCTCCGGCAAGTCCACCTTCGCCCACCGGAACTTCAAGCCCACCGAGGTCATCTCCTCCGACTTCTGCCGCGGCCTGGTCTCCGACGACGAGAACGACCAGAGCGCGACCCGGGACGCCTTCGACGTCCTGCACTACATCGCGGGCAAGCGCCTGGCCGCGGGCCGCCGTACCGTCGTCGACGCCACCAGCGTGCAGCAGGACGCCCGGCGGCAGCTGATCGAGCTGGCCAGGCAGTACGACGTGCTGCCGATAGCCATCGTGCTCGACGTGCCGGAGGAGGTGTGTGCCGAGCGCAACGCGGCCCGCACCGACCGGGCCGACATGCCGCGCCGCGTCATCCAGCGGCACACCCGCGAACTCCGCCGATCCCTGCGGCACCTGGAGCGCGAGGGCTTTCGCAAGGTGCACGTCCTGCGGGGCGTGGCGGACGTCGAGCACGCCACCGTCGTCACCGAGAAGCGCTTCAACGACCTCACCCACCTCACCGGCCCCTTCGACATCATCGGCGACATCCACGGCTGCGCCTTTGAGCTGGAGTCGCTGCTGGGCAAGCTGGGCTACGTCGACGGCGCGCACCCGGACGGCCGTACCGCCGTCTTCGTCGGCGACCTCGTCGACCGCGGCCCGAACAGCCCGGGCGTGCTGCGCCGCGTGATGTCGATGGTGAAGTCGGGCAACGCCCTGTGCGTGCCGGGCAACCACGAGAACAAGTACGGGCGTTACCTCAAGGGCCGCAAGGTCCAGCACACGCACGGGCTCGCCGAGACCATCGAGCAGATGGAGGGCGAGAGCGAGGAGTTCCGGGCCGAGGTACGGGAGTTCATCGACGGGCTCGTCAGCCACTACGTTCTCGACGGCGGCCGGCTGGTCGTCTGCCACGCCGGTCTGCCGGAGAAGTACCACGGCCGTACGTCGGGACGGGTGCGTTCGCACGCGCTGTACGGCGACACCACCGGGGAGACCGACGAGTTCGGGCTGCCGGTGCGCTACCCGTGGGCCGAGGACTACCGAGGCCGGGCGGCTGTGGTGTACGGCCACACTCCGGTCCCGGAGGCCACATGGCTGAACAACACCATCTGCCTGGACACCGGTGCCGTCTTCGGCGGCAAGCTGACCGCGCTGCGCTGGCCGGAGCGGGAACTGGTCGACGTACCGGCCGAGCAGGTCTGGTACGAGCCGACGAAGCCGCTGCGGACGGAGGCACCGGGCGGGCACGACGGGCGGCCGCTCGACCTGGCGGACGTGCACGGGCGCAGGGTCGTGGAGACGCGGCACGCCGGCCGGGTGTCCGTCCGTGAGGAGAACGCGGCGGCTGCCCTGGAGGTCATGAGCCGCTTCGCGGTCGACCCGCGCCTGCTGCCCTACCTCCCGCCGACGATGGCACCGACGGCGACGTCGCACATCGAGGGCTACCTGGAGCACCCGGCCGAGGCCTTCGCGCAGTACAAGGAGGACGGCGTCGAGCGGGTCGTGTGCGAGGAGAAGCACATGGGCTCGCGGGCGGTGGCCCTGGTGTGCCGGGACGCGGAGGTCGCGCGCAAGAGGTTCGGGGTCGACGGCCCCACCGGGTCGCTGTACACCCGTACCGGTCGCCCCTTCTTCGACGACGAGTCGGTGACGGAGACGATCCTCGACCGGCTGCGGACGGCGATCGGCGAGGCCGGCCTCTGGGCCGACCTCGAGACCGACTGGCTGCTGCTCGACGCCGAGCTGATGCCGTGGTCGCTGAAGGCACAGGGCCTGCTGCGCTCGCAGTACGCGGCGGTCGGCGCCGCCTCCGGGGCGGTGTTCCCGGGCGCACTGGCCGCCCTGGAGGGCGCTGCGGCGCGCGGTGTCGACGTGTCCGGGCTGCTGGCGCGCCAGCGCGAACGGGCCTCGGACGCCGCCGCGTTCACGGAGGCGTACCGCCGCTACTGCTGGACGACGGACGGCCTGGACGGCGTACGCCTGGCCCCGTTCCAGATCCTGGCGGTCCAGGGCCGCAGCCTCGCCGCGCTCGCGCACGACGAGCAGCTCGCGCTCCTCGACCGGCTGGTGGAGCACGACAGCACGGGTCTGCTCCAGACGACCCGACGCTTGTACGTCGACACCGGGGACCCGGAGTCGGTGCGGGCCGGCGTCGACTGGTGGCTGGAGATGACCGGCCGCGGCGGCGAGGGCATGGTCGTCAAGCCGCTGGGTGCGGTCGTACGCAGCGAGCAGGGGCGGCTGGTGCAGCCCGGCATCAAGTGCCGGGGCCGCGAGTACCTGCGGATCATCTACGGTCCCGAGTACACGCGCCCGGACAACCTGGCCCGGCTGCGGCAGCGGTTCCTCAACCACAAGCGGTCCCTCGCCATCCGCGAGTACGCACTGGGGCTGGAGGCCCTGGACCGGCTGGCGGAGGGCGAGCCGCTGTGGCGGGTGCACGAGGCGGTGTTCGGGGTGCTGGCGCTGGAGTCGGAGCCGGTGGACCCCCGGCTGTGA